In Saccharomyces eubayanus strain FM1318 chromosome XIII, whole genome shotgun sequence, one DNA window encodes the following:
- the APT1 gene encoding adenine phosphoribosyltransferase APT1 has product MSIASYAQELKLALHQYPNFPSEGILFEDFLPIFRNPGLFKKLVDAFKLHLEEAFPETKIDYIIGLESRGFLFGPTLAMALGVGFVPVRKAGKLPGECAQASYEKEYGTDVFEMQKNAIPVGSNVVIVDDIIATGGSAVAAGELVDQIGANILEYDFVMELDFLKGRDKLNAPVFTLLNAQQEALKK; this is encoded by the coding sequence ATGTCCATAGCAAGTTACGCCCAAGAGTTAAAGCTAGCCCTACATCAATATCCAAACTTTCCAAGTGAGGGTATTctatttgaagatttcttGCCTATCTTCAGAAATCCAGGCCTTTTCAAGAAACTAGTGGATGCTTTCAAGCTGCATTTGGAAGAAGCGTTCCCAGAAACTAAAATCGACTACATCATTGGTCTGGAATCCCGTGGGTTCTTGTTTGGCCCAACTCTAGCCATGGCTTTAGGTGTCGGTTTCGTTCCAGTTAGAAAGGCAGGTAAACTGCCTGGTGAGTGTGCCCAGGCCTCGTACGAAAAGGAATACGGTACTGACGTTTTCGAAATGCAGAAAAACGCAATTCCAGTAGGTTCCAACGTTGTTATCGTCGATGACATCATCGCCACTGGTGGCTCCGCAGTTGCTGCTGGTGAATTGGTTGACCAAATTGGTGCTAACATTTTGGAATACGACTTCGTCATGGAATTGGATTTCTTGAAGGGTAGAGATAAGTTGAATGCCCCAGTGTTCACTCTATTGAACGCTCAACAGGAggctttgaagaaatga
- the UNG1 gene encoding uracil-DNA glycosylase, translating to MRRSWTYLAMTVNQKRKQTTIEDFFGAKKTATGTPSKKAKTSATFTSVTKDAVTKIETKDVVKEATASKDLVNSDVKGDFSGHLSTNLRDLLSLEINTIDDSWFPHLMDEFKKPYFVKLKQFVTKEQTDHTVFPPPNDIYSWSRLTPFNKVKVVVIGQDPYHNHNQAHGLAFSVKPPTPAPPSLKNIYKELKQEYPDFVQDNKVGDLTHWASQGVLLLNTSLSVRAHNANSHSKHGWETFTKRVVQLLLRDREADGKSLVFLLWGNNAIKLVESLLGSTSVGASSKYPNIMVLKSVHPSPLSASRGFFGTNHFKKINDWLYNARGEKMIDWSVVPGTSLKEVEEANARLEPNSEEL from the coding sequence ATGAGGAGATCGTGGACGTATTTGGCTATGACGGTGAAtcaaaagaggaaacagACCACCATTGAGGATTTCTTTGGTGCCAAAAAGACTGCTACTGGGACACCCAGTAAGAAAGCTAAGACGAGCGCCACTTTTACGAGCGTGACAAAAGATGCAGTTACGAAGATTGAAACAAAGGACGTCGTAAAGGAGGCCACTGCTAGCAAAGATCTTGTGAATTCAGATGTTAAAGGTGATTTTTCAGGACATTTAAGCACGAATTTGCGTGACTTACTATCATTAGAGATCAACACAATCGATGATTCGTGGTTCCCACACTTGATGgatgaattcaaaaagccATACTTTGTGAAGTTAAAACAGTTTGTCACTAAAGAACAGACTGATCACACCGTATTCCCGCCACCTAATGACATTTACTCGTGGAGCCGGCTGACACCATTCAATAAGGTTAAAGTCGTGGTTATCGGCCAGGACCCATATCATAACCATAACCAGGCACATGGTTTGGCGTTTAGCGTCAAACCCCCCACGCCAGCCCCaccttctttgaagaacatatataaagaacTGAAGCAAGAGTATCCTGATTTTGTTCAGGATAATAAAGTCGGAGATTTAACGCACTGGGCTTCACAAGGTGTTCTATTGCTTAACACGTCATTGAGTGTGAGGGCGCACAATGCAAACTCACATTCTAAGCATGGATGGGAAACGTTCACGAAAAGAGTTGTCCAACTGTTGCTCCGGGACAGAGAAGCTGACGGGAAAAGTTTGGTGTTTCTCTTATGGGGGAATAATGCCATTAAGCTAGTAGAGTCTTTGTTGGGTTCCACTTCCGTGGGAGCTAGTAGTAAGTATCCGAATATCATGGTGTTGAAGTCGGTACATCCATCTCCACTAAGTGCAAGTAGGGGTTTTTTTGGTACTAATCATTTTAAAAAGATCAACGATTGGCTATATAATGCTCGAGgagaaaaaatgatagaTTGGAGCGTAGTTCCTGGAACGTCTCTAAAGGAAGTTGAAGAGGCAAATGCGCGACTGGAGCCAAACTCAGAAGAGCTTTAA